GAAATCTTACAGTTTGGACGGATTGGTTTTAGGTAAAAACATGATTTTCAATTTAGGGAATTTGGATCCTAGATCAATGGAATTTCGTGGTAACTTCCTGATTCGAGATATTGATTTAAAACAGCTAATGGCTCCAAAAGTTCGAGACAAAATAGATGATGGGAAACTAAAAGCAGACCTTAACATATCTGTTAGAGATTTGAGTGAACCTGTTGCAAATCTGGATTTATTTTTTTCAATCTTTCAGATTGGGCGCGATTTTGGTAAAAGTGCCCTGAATGTAATTTCTCCTCAAAATTTCCTTATCGATCGCATTACTGACAGTTATTCGATCAATAAAATTGATGTTTCTTTATCTAAAGGATTGGTTTATGCTGATGTATATTTTAATAGATCCTTATTATCTTTGTTAATCAACCTAGAAGATGGTAAAATTTCCCAACAGCGGATGCCTCTTGCAAATTTCTTGAAACGAGCACAAAGCGAAATCCAAACATACCAAGAGTGAGGTATTTATGAAACGTATAATATTTTTATTTCTATTGTTCGGATGTAAATCCATTGTTGATCTAAAGGTTCCACCTATTACAATTACTAATGCTCAAACAGCCGCTGAAAAACAAATGGTCGGAGAGGACAGAGAGTTAGAAAAAGAGGGTTGGATGATATCTTCGATTCAATCTTCATCAAATGGCCAGTCGAATCGCGAAAAGTTAGCTACAGAGGATGCAGATCCTGAAATTCGTGCGCATAGGATTCGGTTGAATTATTTGATGCCAGAATTAAAAAAATACAAAATACACGGAATTGTCGGCGAAACTCCCATTGGTTTTTTAAAACTAAATCCATTGGCTTCGGGATTACCTATTTACACACAATATGAAATACCCGCTAAACGAAAACGTGTAGATGATTTGATTCTCTTTGTAAATGAGTCCAGAAAAATCATTTGGGAAAAAGAGGTTTCGAACCAAAAGAAAAAAGGTAAAAAAGAAGAAGATTTTATTAAATATAAGCAATCGTTAGTTGATGAATATTACAAGTCTGTATCGGCAGGAGAATACTTTGAAACTACAGCGGGTAGATGGGAGAAATTCCAATGAAACCCTTTCTACGGTTTCCAGTTTCTTTTTTTGTTTTTTTCCCCTTTATTTTCCTTCAGTGTGTCCTGTTCCAGAAAAATGTTAAAATGACAAATGTTGATTTTGACTATTCGGCTATTTCCAAAAACTATTTCTCTCCGACGCAATCAAAACCTTTTCCCCTTACAGTCCAAAGAGGAAACAATCTTTATAATTCGACAACCAAAGATGGAAGGTATTTATTCTACGCAACTGACCAAAAGGGAAATTTTGATATTTGGTTTCGTGATTTAAAGAGCTCAGTTGTTGTTCCAGTAACGAATCATCCATTTTCGGAAACTAAACCTTCTATTTCACCTAATGGAAAGTATTTGGTCTTTGTTTCTGAGGAGTTCGATTCTGATGGTGATTTGATCCTTTTGCCAATGGACACGGAAGAGTGGACTAGTGAATTATTAAAAGGAAATCGTTTTATTAACAATGATTTTATCAATCTTACTAATAAACCAAATAAAAAAGGAGAGTATGTAAAAGGAATTATTGATACTGATCCGGTTTGGTCCCCAGATGGGCAAACAATTTATTTTATA
The sequence above is drawn from the Leptospira sp. WS4.C2 genome and encodes:
- a CDS encoding DUF1318 domain-containing protein — its product is MKRIIFLFLLFGCKSIVDLKVPPITITNAQTAAEKQMVGEDRELEKEGWMISSIQSSSNGQSNREKLATEDADPEIRAHRIRLNYLMPELKKYKIHGIVGETPIGFLKLNPLASGLPIYTQYEIPAKRKRVDDLILFVNESRKIIWEKEVSNQKKKGKKEEDFIKYKQSLVDEYYKSVSAGEYFETTAGRWEKFQ